The following proteins are encoded in a genomic region of Arachis stenosperma cultivar V10309 chromosome 4, arast.V10309.gnm1.PFL2, whole genome shotgun sequence:
- the LOC130975854 gene encoding F-box/kelch-repeat protein At3g23880-like — translation MEKKEQQQDENYKSKSIHDILPLELIHIILLRMPLKHLGRLKCVSKLWNTLISDPHFAESHVHLSAAPTHVCLFINEYSQAFSVDIDAVFDGYKHATAIKQVSLPFKMKRRYNFEVMCSCRGFVLLHRAPHFFVVWNPVTGSSKRVSYSHIVSRCNRKCFKFPGSAILYGFGYDASQDDYLVVVASQDMHDQEHFDCLSFKTNSWINLDSALSKPLGRSNWESRGFFLNGAIHWSSRTLSVRDYRILIFDLKERSFSTISMPEQVMGYLDPTYLVLLGGCLALYSYRTKGNKTNIWVMKEYKMHSSWTFYEISRGQSEPLCISNESYIEPLCISNESDIVALYDFCSRLFLNFTKYNTRGELLQYKYFDYRHLEHFKDRYHWFSDYGTSYTVYTESLVSLPSDIKDKDKDKKKKKNGHQNQKDVKQGKRTRSE, via the exons ATGGAGAAGAAGGAGCAACAGCAGGATGAGAATTACAAGAGCAAGAGCATTCACGATATTCTCCCTCTTGAGCTGATTCACATCATCTTACTTAGGATGCCACTCAAACATCTCGGTCGCCTCAAGTGCGTTTCGAAGCTTTGGAACACTCTCATTTCCGATCCACACTTTGCGGAATCGCATGTTCACCTCTCTGCCGCACCCACCCATGTATGCCTCTTCATAAATGAGTATTCCCAGGCTTTCTCTGTTGACATTGACGCAGTATTTGACGGCTACAAGCATGCTACTGCAATAAAACAGGTATCTCTCCCTTTCAAGATGAAAAGACGTTATAATTTTGAAGTTATGTGCTCCTGCAGAGGCTTTGTTCTCTTACACCGAGCCCCGCATTTTTTTGTCGTATGGAATCCAGTGACTGGATCCAGCAAAAGAGTATCCTACTCTCACATTGTTTCTCGTTGTAATCGCAAGTGCTTTAAGTTTCCCGGTAGTGCGATTTTGTATGGATTTGGTTACGATGCTTCACAGGATGACTACTTAGTTGTTGTAGCTTCTCAGGATATGCATGACCAAGAGCACTTTGATTGTTTGTCTTTTAAAACCAATTCATGGATTAATCTTGATTCTGCACTCTCCAAACCCTTGGGTAGGAGCAACTGGGAATCTCGTGGGTTCTTCTTGAATGGCGCTATTCATTGGTCGTCCCGCACTCTTAGTGTTAGAGATTATAGAATTCTTATATTTGATTTGAAGGAAAGAAGTTTCTCAACCATATCTATGCCTGAACAAGTGATGGGTTATCTCGATCCCACTTATCTCGTCCTACTAGGAGGGTGTCTGGCCTTGTATTCTTATAGAACCAAAGGCAATAAAACTAACATATGGGTAATGAAAGAATACAAAATGCATTCATCTTGGACTTTCTATGAGATTTCTCGTGGACAGTCTGAGCCTCTCTGCATTTCCAATGAAAGTTACATTGAGCCTCTCTGCATTTCCAATGAAAGTGACATTGTTGCATTATATGATTTTTGTTCACGTCTCTTCTTAAATTTTACCAAATATAATACTAGAGGAGAGCTCCTCCAATACAAGTATTTTGATTATCGTCATCTCGAACATTTTAAAGATCGTTATCATTGGTTCTCTGATTACGGCACAAGCTACACTGTATACACAGAGAGTCTCGTGTCACTCCCTAGTGACATTAAGGATAAGGATAaggataagaagaagaagaaaaatg GCCATCAGAATCAGAAGGATGTCAAACAGGGAAAGAGAACTAGGAGCGAATGA